A window from Triplophysa dalaica isolate WHDGS20190420 chromosome 3, ASM1584641v1, whole genome shotgun sequence encodes these proteins:
- the mtf2 gene encoding metal-response element-binding transcription factor 2 isoform X2 has translation MRDSGSAENLGAYQKTPPNRQPKSPVASSQFPLKDGQTDTTKLASKFEEGQDVLARWSDGLFYLGTIEKIDKQKHRCFVIFEDQSKSWVLWKDIQTGDSGEEMLCSICQNESSEPPNEIVICDKCGQGYHQMCHAPIIDSSVIASDDKWLCRQCVFATTAKRGGALKKGPNAKALQEMKQSLPYALEDLVWDQGHKTNVQQCYCYCGGPGDWYLKMLQCNKCKQWFHEACIQCFQKPMLYGDRFYLFICSFCNSGPEYLKRLPLRWVDVAHLSLYNLSVIHKKKYFDSDLELMAYINDNWDRLHLGELSDTPRAERYECILEALNSNLNMFMSGKEIKKKKHLFGLRIRFPPAPHSSELPSDREQEKASHEIKIKGRKASKPPYSSSTVTNGVVRKGKRKHRTQSLETLAKLRRSSEILAQNDMKLPTVDSNSLDLMASKSAKSEKSLPSSSTSDVESIGATSTSETTSTTISRQSSLGSPSGPRTGCVWPTVTQPAIKRRRGRPRRALQPPNPGIPPPCNRPEPQPSNDVPETSPVPSCFYGGMDIMQDLDPNTQLSQLKSSITTYFGAAGRLACGEKYRVLARRVTNDGKVQYLVEWEGVTAS, from the exons ATGAG AGACTCGGGAAGTGCAGAGAACCTGGGTGCCTATCAAAAGACACCTCCAAATCGGCAACCCAAGTCACCGGTGGCCTCATCACAATTTCCCCTGAAAGATGGGCAGACCGACACGACCAAGCTCGCCAGCAAGTTTGAGGAAGGGCAGGACGTCCTAGCTCGATGGTCGGATGGCCTCTTTTACCTGGGGACTATTGAAAAG ATAGATAAACAAAAGCATCGGTGCTTTGTGATCTTTGAAGATCAGTCTAAGTCCTGGGTTCTGTGGAAGGACATTCAGACAG GGGACAGTGGAGAGGAGATGCTCTGCTCAATATGCCAGAATGAAAGCTCTGAGCCTCCCAATGAAATAGTCATCTGTGACAAATGTGGGCAAG GATACCATCAGATGTGCCATGCTCCCATAATCGACTCGAGTGTCATTGCATCTGATGACAAATGGCTCTGCAGGCAGTGCGTGTTTGCCACAACAGCAAAG AGAGGTGGTGCACTGAAAAAGGGCCCCAATGCAAAAGCCCTACAGGAAATGAAGCAATCTCTGCCATACGCCCTAGAAGATTTAGTGTGGGACCAGGGCCACAAAACCAACGTCCAGCAATGCTACTGCTACTGTGGAGGACCTGGAGA TTGGTATCTGAAAATGCTGCAGTGTAATAAGTGTAAACAGTGGTTCCATGAAGCCTGCATCCAGTGTTTTCAGAAGCCAATGCTCTATGGAGACAG GTTCTatctatttatttgttcattttgtaatagTGGACCAGAGTACCTCAAACGTCTGCCTCTGAGATG GGTAGATGTTGCACACCTGAGCCTCTATAACCTAAGTGtaattcataaaaagaaatattttgactCTGATCTGGAACTGATGGCTTACATCAATGATAACTGGGACAGGCTACACCTTGGCGAG CTTTCAGACACCCCAAGAGCAGAGCGATATGAATGCATTCTGGAAGCACTTAACAGCAACCTCAATAT GTTCATGTCAGGGAAGGAAATAAAGAAGAAGAAGCACCTGTTTGGATTACGGATTCGTTTCCCACCGGCCCCCCATAGCTCTGAGCTCCCATCAGACCGAGAGCAGGAAAAAGCCTCTCATGAGATTAAGATCAAAGGCAGGAAGGCTTCTAAACCCCCTTATTCATCCAG CACTGTCACTAACGGAGTGGTAAGGAAAGGAAAGAGGAAACATCGCACACAATCCTTAGAGACACTGGCCAAATTGAGAAGATCAAGTGAAATTTTGGCACAG AATGATATGAAGCTACCAACTGTAGACAGCAACTCACTGGACCTGATGGCTTCAAAAAG tgCCAAAAGTGAAAAATCTTTGCCTTCATCAAGTACCTCAGATGTTGAATCCATTGGTGCAACCAGCACCAGTGAAACTACCTCAACAACAATCTCAAGGCAGTCCAG CTTGGGCAGTCCGAGCGGACCACGCACTGGTTGCGTATGGCCCACTGTAACGCAGCCTGCGATTAAGAGACGCAGGGGACGGCCAAGACGGGCACTGCAGCCCCCCAATCCTGGGATACCCCCACCATGCAACCGACCCGAGCCACAACCCAGCAACGATGTCCCTGAAACCAGCCCGGTCCCCTCATGCTTTTATGGCGGTATGGACATAATGCAGGACCTGGACCCCAATACTCAACTCAGCCAACTCAAGAGCTCCATCACCACCTACTTTGGAGCTGCCGGTCGCCTGGCCTGTGGAGAGAAGTACCGTGTACTTGCCCGCCGCGTCACTAATGACGGCAAAGTACAGTACTTGGTGGAATGGGAGGGGGTCACTGCCTCGTGA
- the mtf2 gene encoding metal-response element-binding transcription factor 2 isoform X1, protein MRDSGSAENLGAYQKTPPNRQPKSPVASSQFPLKDGQTDTTKLASKFEEGQDVLARWSDGLFYLGTIEKIDKQKHRCFVIFEDQSKSWVLWKDIQTVDSPHSLQAYTNCKFHIEPGDENREGDSGEEMLCSICQNESSEPPNEIVICDKCGQGYHQMCHAPIIDSSVIASDDKWLCRQCVFATTAKRGGALKKGPNAKALQEMKQSLPYALEDLVWDQGHKTNVQQCYCYCGGPGDWYLKMLQCNKCKQWFHEACIQCFQKPMLYGDRFYLFICSFCNSGPEYLKRLPLRWVDVAHLSLYNLSVIHKKKYFDSDLELMAYINDNWDRLHLGELSDTPRAERYECILEALNSNLNMFMSGKEIKKKKHLFGLRIRFPPAPHSSELPSDREQEKASHEIKIKGRKASKPPYSSSTVTNGVVRKGKRKHRTQSLETLAKLRRSSEILAQNDMKLPTVDSNSLDLMASKSAKSEKSLPSSSTSDVESIGATSTSETTSTTISRQSSLGSPSGPRTGCVWPTVTQPAIKRRRGRPRRALQPPNPGIPPPCNRPEPQPSNDVPETSPVPSCFYGGMDIMQDLDPNTQLSQLKSSITTYFGAAGRLACGEKYRVLARRVTNDGKVQYLVEWEGVTAS, encoded by the exons ATGAG AGACTCGGGAAGTGCAGAGAACCTGGGTGCCTATCAAAAGACACCTCCAAATCGGCAACCCAAGTCACCGGTGGCCTCATCACAATTTCCCCTGAAAGATGGGCAGACCGACACGACCAAGCTCGCCAGCAAGTTTGAGGAAGGGCAGGACGTCCTAGCTCGATGGTCGGATGGCCTCTTTTACCTGGGGACTATTGAAAAG ATAGATAAACAAAAGCATCGGTGCTTTGTGATCTTTGAAGATCAGTCTAAGTCCTGGGTTCTGTGGAAGGACATTCAGACAG TTGACAGCCCACACAGTCTCCAAGCTTACACAAACTGTAAGTTCCACATCGAGCCAGGAGACGAGAATAGGGAAG GGGACAGTGGAGAGGAGATGCTCTGCTCAATATGCCAGAATGAAAGCTCTGAGCCTCCCAATGAAATAGTCATCTGTGACAAATGTGGGCAAG GATACCATCAGATGTGCCATGCTCCCATAATCGACTCGAGTGTCATTGCATCTGATGACAAATGGCTCTGCAGGCAGTGCGTGTTTGCCACAACAGCAAAG AGAGGTGGTGCACTGAAAAAGGGCCCCAATGCAAAAGCCCTACAGGAAATGAAGCAATCTCTGCCATACGCCCTAGAAGATTTAGTGTGGGACCAGGGCCACAAAACCAACGTCCAGCAATGCTACTGCTACTGTGGAGGACCTGGAGA TTGGTATCTGAAAATGCTGCAGTGTAATAAGTGTAAACAGTGGTTCCATGAAGCCTGCATCCAGTGTTTTCAGAAGCCAATGCTCTATGGAGACAG GTTCTatctatttatttgttcattttgtaatagTGGACCAGAGTACCTCAAACGTCTGCCTCTGAGATG GGTAGATGTTGCACACCTGAGCCTCTATAACCTAAGTGtaattcataaaaagaaatattttgactCTGATCTGGAACTGATGGCTTACATCAATGATAACTGGGACAGGCTACACCTTGGCGAG CTTTCAGACACCCCAAGAGCAGAGCGATATGAATGCATTCTGGAAGCACTTAACAGCAACCTCAATAT GTTCATGTCAGGGAAGGAAATAAAGAAGAAGAAGCACCTGTTTGGATTACGGATTCGTTTCCCACCGGCCCCCCATAGCTCTGAGCTCCCATCAGACCGAGAGCAGGAAAAAGCCTCTCATGAGATTAAGATCAAAGGCAGGAAGGCTTCTAAACCCCCTTATTCATCCAG CACTGTCACTAACGGAGTGGTAAGGAAAGGAAAGAGGAAACATCGCACACAATCCTTAGAGACACTGGCCAAATTGAGAAGATCAAGTGAAATTTTGGCACAG AATGATATGAAGCTACCAACTGTAGACAGCAACTCACTGGACCTGATGGCTTCAAAAAG tgCCAAAAGTGAAAAATCTTTGCCTTCATCAAGTACCTCAGATGTTGAATCCATTGGTGCAACCAGCACCAGTGAAACTACCTCAACAACAATCTCAAGGCAGTCCAG CTTGGGCAGTCCGAGCGGACCACGCACTGGTTGCGTATGGCCCACTGTAACGCAGCCTGCGATTAAGAGACGCAGGGGACGGCCAAGACGGGCACTGCAGCCCCCCAATCCTGGGATACCCCCACCATGCAACCGACCCGAGCCACAACCCAGCAACGATGTCCCTGAAACCAGCCCGGTCCCCTCATGCTTTTATGGCGGTATGGACATAATGCAGGACCTGGACCCCAATACTCAACTCAGCCAACTCAAGAGCTCCATCACCACCTACTTTGGAGCTGCCGGTCGCCTGGCCTGTGGAGAGAAGTACCGTGTACTTGCCCGCCGCGTCACTAATGACGGCAAAGTACAGTACTTGGTGGAATGGGAGGGGGTCACTGCCTCGTGA